CTGCAACTGTTGTTTTCCTTTTGTTAGTTGTGATTCCAATATCAAATGCAACTCTCGATAGTCATTATTACGATAAGTCATGCCCACAAGCTGAACATATCATCGCAGAGACAATTCGTAATGCGTCATTGCATGATTCTAAGGTTCCTGCACGACTTCTTCGTATGTTCTTCCATGACTGCTTCGTAAGGGTAAGTCATACATATTTTTCTTACATTTTGAAATTtatgttcttttattgttttccatTGCGTAAAATTGGGTTTTATTTGGTTTATGttgcttcaaaaaataaaatgttGTATATTGGTGTCTCTTAGGGATGTGATGCGTCAATACTGGTAGATTCAACTCCGGGAAACAAAGCTGAGAAAGATGGGAAACCAAACATCTCGATCAGATCATTTTACGTAATTGAGGAGGCCAAAgctaagctagaaaaagcttgtCCGAGAACCGTTTCTTGTGCTGATATCATCGCTGTTGCCGCAAGAGATGTAGTAACTCAGGTATAATCTCATGCGACGGTACACCTAAATGTGCATAAGCAGCATAACATCTCTATCTTTCTCCAATTAACATAATGTTTTACATTGAAGTCTGGAGGTCCAAACTGGGAGGTTCTTAAAGGAAGAAAAGATGGTAAAATATCCAAAGCATCAGAGACAAAATCAAACTTGCCAGCTCCTACCTTTAACATAACACAACTCATCCAAAGCTTTGCCAAGAGAGGACTAGAAATCAAAGACTTGGTTGCTCTTTCAGGTGGACACACTTTAGGTTTCTCGCATTGCTCCTCATTTGAATCTCGACTTCATAAGTTCACTTCGAAGCTCGACGTAGATCCCACCTTGAACACCGCCTTCGCTGAGAGTCTAAGAAAGAGTTGCCCAAAACATAGGAACTCAAGTGCAGGACAGTTTTTGGATACCACTTCGTCAAAgttcgataatgattattacaAGCAAATTGTCGCAGGAAAGGGAGTGTTCGGATCGGATCAGTCGTTGCTCAAGGATTATAGGACAAAGTGGATTGTTGAATCTTTTGCAAGAGAAGAGAAGTTTTTTTTCAAAGAATTTGCTGCTTCAATGGTTAAACTTGGAAATGTTGGTGTTAAGAGTGATGTTGACGGAGAAGTTAGATTGAAATGCAATGCTGTGAATCATTAAGTGAGTGATGACAGGAAGAAAGCTTGAAATAtgctcttgattttattttttttctattttcctAAATAAGAGTTTGAATGAGGTGTGAAATTTGTAATATTTTGTTTGCTCAATAAAGAAATTCACATGTTTTTCTTATGGCTGGACAGGGTTCTAACcaattatcaagaaaaaaaaggtTACAGTATGGTCCATATAGGATTTTAAATCATGAATTAAATCGTCAACATTGCTAATGCAGGGTGCCAGGTTACTAGGAAGACCAAGAACCATATAAGATAGAGAATTTTCTAATTTATTTTATATGAGTTTCGGTATCTTTTCCAATAAATCGGTACCCTAGTTAGCAGCCATGTCAAATCGAGATTTGTTTTAAAAATTGATTCGTATGTGGAGTCGTAAATCAAAGACTTATGGTTAAGTTTTGAATTATATGTTTACCCATACACAATACTAAGTTATGTAAAACATTTAACAAAATCATATATTTTTGCTGATATGATCTATTGTGCATTACTAAACATATATATATAGCAGTGAATTTTGTTATGCATTAGCAAACCATAACGTGATGCAAGATGTTTTGAGTTCGAAAGGTTTTCATTGAGCTAACCTTATCAAGAATCGGTCAAACAAGTTTGACAAATACGAGTCTCGGTAAAAACGATACATGCGGTTAGTTTGGACCGATTAAAGTTGGTAACATGAGTCGTACTAGTCGATTCATGACTCATAGAATTTTAAAAACCATGGTCCAAAAGGTTGTTCTGGTTAAAGCTCAGGTTAGCTCTTTCATATAAGCCTAATAATTTTGAAATTCGCATTTTTTATCCGTCCCATGATATttttaaaaaatgaatttttttttatgaacaccACAATAATTCTTTGTTCCCTCCCATAATAATACTAAAGATAAAAAAGGGTGCATGATAGTATCATAGAATAAAAGAGTAGAAGTAAAGTGAAAAAAAACTCAAGGAGAACCAAAACTTTTGtcattcttgaactaaatctGATAGAAAATGCCCAGTATGTTCCATTGACAAACATGGAATGACATTTATCCTGGAAAGATTGACAGTTTgttatctattttttttcttcaaattcatatAATTGGTCTGAATCTGATTTATCTAAACCTAACTCAAACATtacttttgtatattttttcttAAATATGAAAGCAATATATACTAATCTTAATCTTAGAAGGAAATCACATCCATCTCTTTTAATGAGAGTGGATAACTAGTTATCAATTCGTTAAGACTGAATCTCATATAATTGGGCCATTTATAAATTTAGCATCATTAACAAGAACATGAACTATCTCATTGCTCTTTCTATGGACATGAGTACAAATTCAAGAACTACAAGAAGACGTCAAGTGTTTATAGTCGCCGACAATATTATTATTTGTCAATCTGCATTTACTATATTAAGACAATCTCCTTCAATATGTAATTAATATGCAATTTATCATCTCCCACTTATTTGTCCCATTTAATTTCCTCCAGTGAAACATATGCTTATCCTCCTCCTCATCCTGGGTTATTGATGGAAAGCATGCATTTTGCTCCACAAAATCGACCAGCATCAGATTACTGCATCTTAGTTAAAAATTCGGAAAGTGGTTGTCAGGAAAAAATTTGCAACTCTCACTTGTATATCGACCTGATTATCAGGTCTACCAATCATATAAAGACATAATAACCTGATTGATCATATTTTCCACACGAGGTTGAACCCTTTAAATAACATTGCACATATATTATCTTCCAGATATGCCATAACATAAAACCTGCAAAAGTTATATACCTATCAGGCTCCATTCTTTTGGAAAACCTAAAACAATACCAGCTACATATCCAATTAGAGAGAGTTGAAAGCATTCAGATTACTTTCCAAATCAG
The nucleotide sequence above comes from Papaver somniferum cultivar HN1 chromosome 8, ASM357369v1, whole genome shotgun sequence. Encoded proteins:
- the LOC113306718 gene encoding peroxidase 66-like, which translates into the protein MGYSSATVVFLLLVVIPISNATLDSHYYDKSCPQAEHIIAETIRNASLHDSKVPARLLRMFFHDCFVRGCDASILVDSTPGNKAEKDGKPNISIRSFYVIEEAKAKLEKACPRTVSCADIIAVAARDVVTQSGGPNWEVLKGRKDGKISKASETKSNLPAPTFNITQLIQSFAKRGLEIKDLVALSGGHTLGFSHCSSFESRLHKFTSKLDVDPTLNTAFAESLRKSCPKHRNSSAGQFLDTTSSKFDNDYYKQIVAGKGVFGSDQSLLKDYRTKWIVESFAREEKFFFKEFAASMVKLGNVGVKSDVDGEVRLKCNAVNH